The window TCTTACACCGCCATGTTGAGTATAAGCTTGTTTAACATCAGAGATCACTTTTGTAAGGTATTCAATACTGATAGGTTCGTCATATATTAATCTATGTTGAAGAGCTTGCGATCTAGCATAATCTATTAGTATTCTACCATCTGACGCTAAACCAGCAAAGGTGCATCCAACGTGATCATCTAGCATAAATATCTTCTCTATTCCATCAACGTCAAGTAGTTGTGTTGCCTTTCTTTTTTCAGCTAATAAAACAACTCCTGACTTTGTTTTTACACCTAAGGTAGTCCATCCTCTTTTTACAGCTTCAAACGCATAGTCTACCTGATAAAGAGATCCGTCTGGTGAAAATATTGTTATTGCTCGATCATATCCCATCGCAGCTGGACCTAAAGCCAACTTTTGTAACCCCAAATATGGATTACAAACTGTTGGTAAAAAGTGTTATTCAGCTCGTCGCGTTGACATCATTCTGCAGACTGGAGCGGCGTCATCATCAAATACCTATTAGTTTCTTTGCCCTTTTTAAACTTCCTGTTGTCCTTTTTGGAGCAAGTAGGACTTCCACTCCATTGATAGACTTGACATAAGGTAAGCTAGCTAAAACTAACTTATAGCCAGCTCTAGTACTTGATATAATACCAAAGTTCTCGTGAATAAATACAACCCTAGGATTAGCGATTTCAAGCCACACTTTACCACCTAATTCTTTAACCGCGTTCCGTATATTCTCCTCTAATATTTTTTCTCCTAAATTCTCGACATTACCTATAATTTCAATGATTATATATCGTTTAACTCTAAGATTATTAGAACTCTTTAATTTCTTAAAATA is drawn from Sulfolobus acidocaldarius SUSAZ and contains these coding sequences:
- a CDS encoding ribonuclease P, with translation MNFLFLVIFIWLIILSILFVVIARNKVIYFKKLKSSNNLRVKRYIIIEIIGNVENLGEKILEENIRNAVKELGGKVWLEIANPRVVFIHENFGIISSTRAGYKLVLASLPYVKSINGVEVLLAPKRTTGSLKRAKKLIGI
- a CDS encoding proteasome subunit alpha (cleaves peptide bonds), giving the protein MALGPAAMGYDRAITIFSPDGSLYQVDYAFEAVKRGWTTLGVKTKSGVVLLAEKRKATQLLDVDGIEKIFMLDDHVGCTFAGLASDGRILIDYARSQALQHRLIYDEPISIEYLTKVISDVKQAYTQHGGVRPFGVALIVGGIDKGKQPKLLMTEPSGQFMPYYAVAIGQGGYTATEYLEKNYKEDLDIQSTILLALRALMATLKPGEKLNYSSVEIGYADVDSGTFKKLTTEERSDLLQKI